Proteins encoded together in one Anopheles darlingi chromosome 3, idAnoDarlMG_H_01, whole genome shotgun sequence window:
- the LOC125958177 gene encoding transcription termination factor 2-like: MATENSIYVPESGDESESFSVEKSRKSYRTDGDSIVIDETSSENEEVQENTTLDETEEQEEEEEEEESLVRRMKNRQSKRMSLHPRQAEESIESEEELEDSNAAQRPTEEKSVLTEDEEEEEDERKVEYRAYSPATRRSIHGLQPASSSEDESEDEEQEEEQPDRSAATGGDESENEIVAVRRHTKKRLVISSDEEETEADNETASSARDSSKTEHDSFDASLSVHSFDAADAGTGSAPTMKKAAPLLESSPIVNVSGNRISSIPHVGGNRGLPAHGDGEANDSISMKLSSTLKTDDDKAEFIPSSGDRMVRAPATPVGRHSTSIRASIAQKLSSTQIQEEVAAPAQDKKDQSSSVELIEKSEEILSLSSEDEAVKVVQEQPPPAPVRRSVTQTLVQPTITAFVRERVSQSEYDAKVRQMADLKSQLVLIENVMRNSNRLPDKGAGLVRRMAEIKQQIFELSKTIEITRPTPKKGIKQTIRQQYDQSVENSGNVSEGTGPGQGPGEAKQHISWDALKKATDDIQPRHTGKQGIATFENQKMLTLDRLQTLHKSIETCPSEDTLADPPKLLKIGLMNHQRHALAWMLWRESQKPRGGILADDMGLGKTLSMISLILKVAELDPDGEQLAGAMDSDEENEENQSSVANAGWKGKGRKDYYSGGTLVVCPASLMRQWEGEITNRVKRNSLAVCVHHGTQRDTKPRHIAKYDVVITTYNIVSREAKDAETGNGGGLFGVNWERMILDEAHVIRNHKSAMSEACCKLRGRCRWLLTGTPIQNKEMDVYALMKFLRCSPFDDLQHWKRWVDNKTESGKTRLNTIMKSIMLRRTKKQLQDRGSLNTLPTKEIELIDVTLETDEMNVYQKVLLYSKTLFAQFLHQKAEREQENAFGGGNRFRATFAGRGANNAFEMVHQKLKRMHNKGQEAEVQQFQILVLLLRLRQICCHPGLIHKMLSDDEGNFDISGNSNERSMEDELDLLGQLNKLKLNDVLAEQEAKTENGGSLSSISLNLSDKLNQPEAVAKASSKVMLKSNPVFNLERISSKIEKLLQLLEEKIIGTDDKAIIVSQWTSVLDIVGTHLSARNIAHVALNGKVPVKFRNDIVLEFNKPSGKSKSV; this comes from the exons aTGGCCACGGAGAACAGCATTTACGTGCCGGAATCGGGTGACGAGAGCGAATCCTTTTCGG tcgagaaatcgagaaaatcaTATCGCACCGACGGAGattcgatcgtgatcgatgaaA CCTCGTCGGAGAACGAGGAAGTCCAGGAAAACACCACGCTGGACGAAACtgaagagcaggaagaggaagaggaggaagaagaaagtctGGTGCGTCGGATGAAGAACCGGCAAAGCAAGCGCATGTCACTACATCCGCGGCAGGCCGAGGAAAGCATCGAAAGCgaggaggagctggaggaCAGTAACGCGGCGCAGCGCCCTACCGAAGAGAAAAGTGTCCTGACggaagatgaagaggaggaagaggacgaacgGAAGGTAGAATATCGGGCCTACTCGCCGGCGACGCGCCGCAGCATTCACGGTCTTCAGCCTGCTTCGTCCAGCGAGGACGAAAGTGAAgatgaggagcaggaggaagaacAACCGGACCGCAGCGCAGCGACAGGGGGCGATGAGAGCGAAAATGAAATCGTAGCAGTCCGTCGACACACTAAAAAACGTTTAGTGATCTCttccgacgaagaagaaaccgagGCTGACAACGAAACGGCGAGCTCTGCCCGCGACAGCTCCAAAACGGAACACGATTCCTTCGATGCTTCACTGTCGGTGCACAGTTTCGATGCCGCAGATGCGGGTACTGGTTCAGCTCCGACGATGAAGAAAGCTGCGCCGCTACTCGAGTCATCTCCGATAGTGAATGTGTCCGGAAACCGGATATCATCCATTCCTCATGTTGGTGGCAACCGTGGTTTACCAGCGCACGGCGACGGAGAAGCAAACGATTCCATCAGCATGAAGCTGTCCTCTACGTTGAAAACGGATGACGATAAGGCCGAGTTCATACCGTCGTCGGGAGATCGGATGGTTAGAGCTCCGGCGACTCCTGTTGGTCGCCATTCGACGAGCATACGGGCATCGATCGCCCAGAAACTATCATCGACACAGATACAAGAGGAAGTCGCTGCACCCGCACAAGATAAAAAAGATCAGTCGAGCAGCGTGGAGTTGATAGAAAAATCGGAAGAGATACTCTCACTTAGTAGTGAAGACGAAGCCGTGAAGGTGGTACAGGAACAACCACCTCCAGCTCCGGTGCGTCGCTCGGTGACACAAACACTGGTACAACCCACGATAACGGCATTCGTGCGGGAACGTGTCTCGCAGAGTGAGTACGATGCCAAGGTTCGCCAGATGGCGGACCTCAAATCGCAGCTCGTGCTGATCGAGAATGTGatgcgcaacagcaaccgattgCCGGACAAGGGGGCCGGGTTGGTACGCCGAATGGCCGAAATTAAGCAACAGATTTTCGAACTGTccaaaacgatcgaaattACCCGACCAACACCGAAGAAAGGCATCAAGCAAACGATCCGCCAGCAGTACGATCAGAGCGTGGAGAATTCGGGCAACGTGAGCGAAGGGACAGGGCCTGGGCAAGGGCCAGGAGAAGCCAAGCAGCACATTAGCTGGGATGCACTGAAGAAAGCGACAGATGACATACAACCTCGGCATACCGGCAAACAAGGTATTGCGACCTTCGAAAACCAGAAAATGCTcacgctcgatcgattgcaaaCGCTTCACAAGTCGATCGAAACCTGCCCCAGCGAGGACACGCTGGCTGATCCACCGAAGCTGCTGAAGATCGGTTTGATGAACCATCAGCGGCATGCGCTGGCGTGGATGCTATGGCGTGAGTCACAGAAACCGCGCGGTGGCATCCTGGCCGACGATATGGGCTTGGGAAAGACGCTCAGCATGATCTCGTTGATATTGAAGGTGGCCGAGCTGGATCCGGACGGTGAGCAGCTGGCCGGAGCCATGGATAGTGATGAGGAGAACGAAGAGAACCAAAGTTCTGTGGCGAACGCGGGCTGGAAGGGAAAGGGCCGTAAGGATTACTATTCCGGTGGGACACTGGTCGTCTGCCCGGCCTCTCTGATGCGCCAGTGGGAAGGTGAGATCACGAACCGGGTCAAGCGGAACTCGTTGGCCGTTTGTGTGCATCACGGTACGCAGCGCGATACGAAACCACGGCACATCGCCAAGTACGACGTGGTCATCACGACCTACAACATTGTGTCACGCGAGGCCAAGGATGCCGAAACGGGCAATGGTGGCGGTCTGTTCGGTGTGAACTGGGAGCGTATGATCCTCGACGAGGCACACGTTATCCGGAACCACAAGAGTGCCATGTCGGAGGCGTGCTGTAAGTTGcgtggccgttgccgttggctACTGACCGGTACACCGATCCAGAACAAGGAGATGGATGTGTACGCGTTGATGAAGTTTCTGCGTTGCTCACCGTTCGACGATCTGCAGCACTGGAAACGGTGGGTCGATAACAAGACTGAGAGCGGCAAGACACGTCTCAACACGATCATGAAGTCGATCATGTTGCGGCGAACGAAGAAACAGCTACAGGACCGTGGATCACTCAACACGCTGCCAACGAAAGAGATCGAGCTGATCGATGTCACGCTCGAGACGGACGAGATGAACGTCTACCAGAAGGTGCTGCTATACTCGAAGACCCTGTTCGCCCAGTTCCTGCACCAGAAGGcggagagagagcaggagaacGCTTTCGGTGGCGGAAACCGTTTCCGGGCAACGTTTGCCGGCCGCGGGGCTAACAATGCATTCGAGATGGTGCACCAGAAGTTGAAGCGAATGCACAACAAGGGACAGGAGGCTGAGGTACAGCAGTTTCAgattttggtgctgctgttgcgccttCGTCAGATTTGCTGCCACCCGGGCCTGATCCACAAGATGCTGAGCGATGACGAGGGAAACTTTGACATCTCGGGCAACAgcaatgagcgatcgatgGAGGATGAACTCGATCTGCTGGGGCAGCTGAACAAACTGAAGCTAAACGATGTCCTGGCGGAACAGGAAGCAAAGACAGAGAATGGTGGTAGTCTGTCGTCGATATCTTTGAATCTTTCCGACAAGCTCAATCAACCGGAAGCTGTCGCGAAGGCCTCGTCCAAGGTGATGCTCAAGTCGAACCCTGTATTCAACCTTGAGCGCATCAgttcgaaaatcgaaaagctGTTGCAGTTGCTTGAAGAGAAAATTATCGGCACCGACGATAAGGCTATCATCGTTTCGCAGTGGACGAGCGTACTAGACATCGTGGGTACGCACCTATCCGCCCGGAACATTGCGCACGTTGCACTGAACGGAAAGGTGCCGGTAAAATTCCGGAATGATATCGTCCTGGAGTTCAACAAGCCGTCCGGAAAGTCGAAG AGCGTCTAG